In Elephas maximus indicus isolate mEleMax1 chromosome 4, mEleMax1 primary haplotype, whole genome shotgun sequence, a genomic segment contains:
- the LOC126076379 gene encoding olfactory receptor 6C70-like: MKNHTGKIGFILLGLTDNFQLQTVIFLFLFLSYLLSVIGNLTIIALTLLASHLKTPVYFFLRNFSFLEISFTTACIPGFLITILSKEKTISYNGCAFQMFFYIFSGVTEFFLLAAVSYDRYVAICKPLHYTSIMSSRLCHQLVLSSWVTAFSVIFPPLTLGLNLDFCASNIIDHFICDISPVLQLSCLDTHLLELIGLLIALMTLIVTLLLVIISYSYIIKTIIKFPSAQQKKKAFSTCSSHMIVVSITYGCCIFIYIKPSANERVTLSKEVGVLSTSVGPLLNPVIYTLRNQQVKQAFRATFKNVFPLQTNKAIY; this comes from the coding sequence atgaagaatcaTACAGGGAAGATAGGGTTTATTCTACTGGGACTGACAGATAATTTTCAGTTACAGACTGTcattttcttatttctatttCTCAGTTACTTGTTGAGCGTGATAGGAAACTTAACCATCATTGCCCTCACTCTGCTGGCTTCCCATCTCAAGACCCCAGTGTATTTCTTCCTTCGTAATTTCTCTTTCCTGGAAATCTCATTCACAACTGCTTGCATCCCCGGATTTCTAATCACCATTCTAAGCAAGGAAAAGACCATTTCCTATAACGGTTGTGCATTTCAGAtgtttttttatatcttttctgGGGTTACAGAGTTTTTCCTTCTGGCTGCTGTGTCCTATGACCGCTACGTTGCCATCTGCAAACCCTTGCATTATACATCCATCATGAGCAGCAGACTGTGTCACCAGCTTGTACTCAGCTCTTGGGTAACTGCATTCTCGGTCATTTTCCCTCCACTCACTTTGGGTCTTAATCTGGATTTCTGTGCTTCCAATATCATTGACCATTTCATTTGTGACATTTCTCCTGTCCTGCAACTTTCTTGCTTAGACACACATTTACTAGAGTTGATTGGTCTTTTAATAGCTCTGATGACACTCATTGTCACCTTGTTATTAGTAATCATTTCTTACTCTTATATCATCAAGACAATTATAAAATTCCCTTCAgctcagcaaaagaaaaaagccttTTCCACTTGCTCTTCACACATGATTGTTGTCTCCATCACTTACGGCTGTTGTATATTCATCTACATAAaaccatcagcaaatgaaagagtTACTTTAAGCAAAGAAGTAGGTGTGCTCAGTACTTCAGTTGGCCCATTGTTGAACCCAGTCATTTATACTTTGAGGAACCAGCAAGTAAAACAAGCCTTCAGGGCTACATTCAAAAATGTATTCCCACTTCAGACAAATAAGGCTATCTACTGA